The Dyadobacter subterraneus genome window below encodes:
- a CDS encoding RNA polymerase sigma factor: MPEYNSAVLHELLDGCLKKNRRSQELLYKQFYGYAMSICLRYTRSREEAKEILNDGFLKIFTKLDSFDQSRSFKNWLSRIMINTALDHYRHEIRHEVLDDVEAADQVFVDETVITKMAHEEIIGLIQELTPAYRLVFSLAVIDGYTHEEIAEQLNISVGASKSNLSRAREKLRIMLSKINIDNYERVPR; this comes from the coding sequence ATGCCCGAGTATAACTCCGCCGTTCTACATGAACTACTCGACGGCTGTTTGAAAAAGAACCGCCGTAGTCAGGAGCTGTTGTATAAACAGTTTTATGGCTATGCTATGAGCATCTGTTTGCGCTATACACGTAGTAGGGAAGAGGCAAAGGAGATACTGAATGATGGATTTTTAAAGATTTTTACCAAGCTTGATAGTTTCGACCAGAGCCGTTCTTTTAAAAATTGGTTGAGCAGGATAATGATCAACACCGCACTGGATCATTACCGGCACGAAATTCGTCATGAAGTTTTAGATGATGTGGAAGCTGCGGATCAGGTATTTGTAGATGAAACAGTGATTACTAAAATGGCGCATGAAGAAATTATCGGTTTGATACAGGAACTGACGCCGGCTTACAGGCTGGTATTTAGTTTGGCTGTGATTGACGGTTACACACACGAAGAAATTGCTGAGCAATTGAATATTTCCGTTGGAGCTTCAAAGTCAAATTTGTCGCGGGCCCGGGAGAAATTGAGAATTATGCTATCCAAGATTAATATAGACAATTATGAAAGAGTTCCCAGATGA
- a CDS encoding MutS family DNA mismatch repair protein: MDNQKEITNPQTFFEAEFKKAKLAESIAQGQFNMLSVGRIVAFLSIFGTAWLWNHFNQPSWGIGTAIALVIFLILMRLQQTAKTKRNFQRNIQTINEDEIQRLSFKFLRKDTGIHFQEKNHSFATDLDIFGEYSLYRLLNRTRTSEGSRRLANWLKHHASLEEILMRQEAVEEFKNNPKLRQIWEATALLHEHAAQQVGAFRDWSAETLPDSLQSSLRWRFFPFITLLVGGLVFAGIIPGWLLAMSLVWHLVILRRYQETLQGIVNRTTALGFTLSAYSDLLDIADAAPFRSRWWKQRQTLIRGAAHSLRKAGVLFERLDYRNHPFFAIFVGITTMWDLHCLAGLENWKKANKDHLHDWLNVLADTEAMNSLAGNAFAYPDSTVPQVTWEKGVYIETTEMGHPLIPKEKRVSNNFGMNGLGQTILVTGSNMSGKSTFLRTIGLNLVLAQIGAVVSASKFACSPLRVFSSMRTQDSLEESTSSFYAELKRLRQLLELADEKNESPVFYLLDEILKGTNSADRHKGAEALIRQLHAKSSAGLVSTHDLELGEWGANETYVQNFHFRSDVENGQLKFDYQLHDGICKSFNASELMRMMGIDIDMQKS; encoded by the coding sequence ATGGATAATCAAAAGGAAATTACCAATCCACAGACTTTTTTTGAAGCTGAATTTAAAAAAGCAAAATTAGCAGAATCCATTGCGCAGGGGCAGTTCAATATGCTGTCGGTTGGCAGAATAGTGGCCTTTCTAAGCATTTTTGGAACAGCCTGGCTTTGGAATCATTTTAATCAGCCGAGCTGGGGAATTGGTACTGCTATTGCATTGGTTATATTTTTGATACTGATGCGCCTTCAACAAACAGCCAAAACAAAACGTAATTTCCAGAGGAATATCCAGACCATAAATGAAGATGAAATCCAGCGTCTTTCTTTTAAATTTCTGAGAAAAGATACCGGAATTCACTTTCAGGAAAAAAATCATTCGTTCGCTACCGACCTTGATATTTTCGGTGAATATTCTTTATACCGTCTATTAAACCGTACAAGAACTTCGGAAGGCAGCCGCAGATTGGCAAACTGGCTGAAACATCATGCTTCGTTAGAAGAAATTCTGATGAGACAGGAAGCGGTTGAAGAATTTAAAAACAATCCTAAACTCAGACAAATCTGGGAAGCAACGGCACTTTTGCATGAACATGCAGCTCAGCAAGTAGGCGCTTTTCGTGATTGGTCCGCGGAAACTTTACCTGATTCTTTACAATCTTCCCTTCGCTGGCGGTTTTTTCCATTCATAACATTACTGGTTGGCGGACTTGTTTTTGCGGGAATAATTCCCGGCTGGTTATTGGCAATGAGCCTTGTTTGGCATCTGGTCATTCTCAGACGTTATCAGGAAACTCTGCAAGGTATTGTAAATCGTACGACCGCACTTGGTTTCACTCTTTCTGCTTATTCTGATTTATTAGACATTGCTGACGCTGCACCATTCCGGTCTCGCTGGTGGAAACAACGCCAGACTTTAATCCGTGGCGCCGCCCATTCTCTTAGAAAAGCAGGCGTTTTGTTTGAGCGACTGGATTATAGAAATCACCCATTCTTCGCCATTTTTGTCGGTATTACCACAATGTGGGATTTGCACTGTCTGGCTGGTTTGGAAAACTGGAAAAAAGCGAACAAAGACCATTTGCATGATTGGTTGAATGTTCTTGCTGATACAGAAGCAATGAATAGTCTGGCTGGAAATGCCTTTGCTTATCCGGATTCCACCGTTCCACAGGTAACCTGGGAAAAAGGTGTTTATATTGAAACAACCGAAATGGGACATCCGCTTATTCCGAAAGAAAAACGGGTAAGTAATAATTTTGGCATGAATGGATTGGGACAAACGATCCTTGTTACCGGTTCTAATATGTCCGGAAAAAGTACATTTCTGCGTACAATCGGACTAAATCTAGTTCTGGCACAAATAGGCGCCGTAGTATCTGCAAGCAAATTTGCCTGTTCGCCGCTTCGTGTTTTCAGCAGTATGCGTACGCAGGATTCTCTGGAAGAAAGCACATCTTCTTTTTATGCTGAATTAAAACGATTACGTCAGCTTTTAGAACTGGCTGATGAAAAAAATGAATCTCCGGTTTTTTATCTTTTGGATGAAATATTAAAAGGGACAAATTCAGCAGACAGACATAAAGGCGCTGAAGCCCTGATTCGTCAATTGCACGCAAAAAGTTCAGCAGGACTGGTTTCCACCCACGACCTTGAATTAGGTGAATGGGGCGCGAATGAAACTTATGTTCAGAACTTCCATTTCCGTTCCGATGTGGAAAACGGACAGCTTAAATTTGATTATCAATTGCACGATGGAATCTGTAAATCTTTCAACGCATCCGAATTAATGCGGATGATGGGAATTGATATTGACATGCAAAAATCATAA
- a CDS encoding ubiquinol-cytochrome c reductase iron-sulfur subunit, producing MNTTQKETMKRGEFLRSLSLGTSTLMAFYCMGTMTSCSTGDMDPLTATTPTTPTTPTDPTTGAAFTGNATTSAGAINFTIDLTNTAYSKLKTSGSYLIIGDLIVALSTTNTYVALSKVCTHEGTTVQYRSSENDIYCANHGSEFKLTGAVDKGPAVAALKAYKAVLSTDGNSLTVTA from the coding sequence ATGAACACTACTCAGAAAGAGACGATGAAACGAGGGGAATTCCTCAGAAGTCTGAGCCTTGGAACCTCAACGTTAATGGCCTTTTACTGCATGGGCACCATGACATCTTGCAGCACCGGAGACATGGATCCATTAACTGCAACAACGCCTACAACACCCACAACCCCGACAGATCCAACAACAGGCGCAGCCTTTACCGGAAATGCAACCACTTCGGCTGGCGCTATCAATTTCACTATTGATCTTACGAATACTGCTTATTCTAAATTAAAAACCTCCGGATCTTACCTGATCATCGGTGATCTGATTGTGGCACTTTCTACAACAAATACCTATGTCGCACTTTCAAAAGTTTGTACGCATGAAGGAACAACGGTTCAGTACAGAAGTTCGGAAAATGATATCTACTGTGCCAATCACGGATCAGAATTTAAACTGACCGGCGCCGTAGACAAAGGCCCGGCAGTGGCCGCTCTGAAAGCGTATAAGGCTGTTCTTTCAACAGATGGCAATTCATTAACAGTAACCGCATAA
- a CDS encoding DUF5777 family beta-barrel protein: MKALRLAIILLFPVTTLCAQNDLLGELNKLDSNTTVPVEATFKSTRIINGHSMETVKKNHMDFRISHRFGRLNSGSYQLYGLDQATLRLGFEYGLSDDLMIGVGRSTEQKAFDFFAKYRLLKQTSGARVVPVSVTLFASSAIRTLRPLTDEELKRSFQNKLTYVYQALIARKFSEKLSLQITPTYLYRNLPELTGEERGLFSLGLGGRLKISRRVSVNAEYFWTARNNGALPYHDSMALGVDIDTGGHVFQLHFTNSLGMIEKQFIGETTGSWGKGDVHYGFNISRTFSFDKKSKRKG; the protein is encoded by the coding sequence ATGAAAGCACTCCGCCTCGCAATCATCTTACTTTTTCCTGTAACAACGCTCTGTGCGCAAAACGATTTACTTGGGGAATTGAACAAACTGGATAGCAATACAACCGTTCCTGTGGAAGCTACCTTTAAATCCACCAGAATCATAAATGGCCACTCTATGGAAACAGTGAAGAAAAACCATATGGATTTTCGGATATCTCACCGTTTTGGCCGCCTGAACTCCGGTTCTTATCAATTGTACGGATTGGATCAGGCTACGTTAAGATTGGGATTTGAATATGGACTTAGCGACGATCTGATGATCGGTGTCGGAAGAAGTACCGAACAAAAAGCATTCGATTTTTTTGCCAAATACCGTTTATTAAAACAAACTTCCGGAGCAAGAGTTGTTCCCGTTTCAGTGACACTTTTTGCAAGCAGCGCAATCAGAACGTTGCGTCCGCTTACGGATGAGGAATTGAAACGCAGTTTCCAGAATAAATTAACCTATGTTTATCAGGCATTGATCGCCCGGAAATTCAGTGAAAAACTTTCTTTACAAATTACGCCAACCTATCTATATCGAAACCTGCCTGAGCTAACGGGAGAGGAGCGGGGACTTTTCTCTCTTGGTTTGGGAGGTCGGTTGAAAATCAGCAGACGGGTTTCTGTAAATGCTGAATATTTCTGGACAGCAAGGAATAATGGCGCGCTGCCTTACCATGATTCCATGGCTTTGGGTGTTGATATTGATACGGGCGGTCACGTTTTTCAGCTTCATTTTACCAATTCGCTGGGTATGATTGAAAAACAATTTATTGGAGAAACCACCGGAAGCTGGGGTAAAGGAGATGTGCACTACGGCTTTAATATTTCCAGAACTTTCAGTTTTGACAAGAAAAGTAAAAGGAAAGGTTAA
- a CDS encoding YceI family protein — protein MKRHIVLSVIFLMTILGITGKTFAQGGMFATATGNTSFSSVTPMENIFAENKKTQVLLNTATSEIAIRMTMRDFVFPNKLMQEHFNENYMESAKFPTGTFSGKLDQTIDFTKDGSYDASATGSFTVHGVAKTRTIKGKLKIEGSKVTIISDFEVPLTDHKIEVPSIVFVKIAQSIKVKSEYVLSPYKK, from the coding sequence ATGAAACGACATATAGTCCTGAGCGTGATCTTTTTGATGACGATTTTGGGAATAACCGGCAAGACTTTTGCCCAGGGCGGAATGTTTGCAACGGCAACTGGAAATACCAGTTTTTCATCGGTAACGCCAATGGAAAACATCTTTGCAGAAAATAAAAAAACGCAGGTTTTGCTTAATACTGCAACCAGCGAAATTGCTATCCGTATGACAATGCGCGACTTTGTTTTTCCAAATAAATTGATGCAGGAACACTTTAATGAGAATTATATGGAGTCTGCGAAATTCCCGACAGGGACATTCAGCGGAAAGCTGGATCAGACGATTGACTTCACAAAAGATGGATCCTATGATGCTTCGGCAACCGGAAGTTTTACCGTTCACGGCGTAGCAAAAACGAGAACAATTAAAGGGAAATTGAAGATTGAAGGATCAAAAGTTACAATCATTTCCGACTTTGAAGTACCGCTGACTGATCATAAAATTGAAGTGCCGTCAATCGTTTTTGTCAAAATCGCACAGTCTATAAAAGTAAAATCGGAATATGTTCTTTCTCCTTATAAAAAGTAA
- a CDS encoding nucleotidyltransferase domain-containing protein, with protein MEYGLKENVIQRIQAVLANFPEIEEAILYGSRAKGTYKNGSDIDLTFKGKNLTLLIVGKVDEQLDDLLLPYTFDLSIYHQINNPDFLDHINRVGQLFFSKKTETDFFPKQ; from the coding sequence ATGGAATACGGTTTAAAAGAAAATGTAATTCAGCGTATTCAAGCGGTTTTGGCAAATTTTCCGGAAATCGAAGAAGCTATCCTTTATGGGTCAAGAGCAAAAGGAACTTATAAAAACGGATCTGATATTGATTTAACCTTTAAAGGAAAAAATCTCACGCTTCTGATTGTTGGAAAAGTGGACGAACAATTAGACGATCTGCTTTTACCCTACACCTTTGACTTATCAATTTATCACCAAATAAATAACCCGGATTTTCTTGACCACATCAACCGTGTCGGCCAATTATTTTTCAGTAAAAAAACGGAAACCGACTTTTTTCCCAAACAATGA
- a CDS encoding glycoside hydrolase family 2 TIM barrel-domain containing protein: protein MSYLNNCRFLTLNTFLLFTTLTLKAQKIPEWKDPEVISVNTEKNRADFVPYADEKSALKFDKKSAFVKSLNRTWKFKWVSHPSKAPSNFFQPNISTSGWDDLIVPSNWQVIGAREGRAYDKPIFTNIKHPFKANPPGVDADTNATGLYRTTFNVTDADKGKTFFLQFGGVQSACYVWLNGEAIGYHEDGMTPFEFNVTEDVKTGINHLAVEVINWSDGSYLEDQDFWRLSGIFRDVNLITVPDVHVNDFSVRTDLDANYQNATLKISTFIKNFSKQAAAGNQLVYTLYDDNKSAVISPVSRPIPTIEPSGELPIRIDLPVTNPDKWSAESPNLYTLTIQILNSNGKTIEAISQRVGFREIKISGGQLMVNGKPIMIKGVNRHEFDPETGRVMNRESMIRDIVLMKQHNINAVRTSHYPNVPEWYDLCDEYGLYVMDEANIESHELWGKNIILADKSQWKAAFLARGTAMLERDKNHPSIIIWSLGNESGMGANFTAMADYIHLSDPTRPVHYEGRSNYRPTTLSNFDIISVMYPSVNDMIELVKKDKNRPLIICEYAHGMGNSIGNFKDYWDVIEKYPTMQGGFIWDWVDQGLSLKTADGKPYWDYFNYIDGANAGDGLVNPDRVPQPEINEVKKVYQNIKFEIPDTIRTGQHQITIKNTYDFISLSGFELVWSVQENGKSIGEGTISNLTALSKQSQQLTIPYQIPSNPKPGYEYFLNLSIRTKKTNLWASAGHEVAWYQVPLEVSADEMKDVAYTRSPALRLSLTRGKGITISGQNFSVSFNKKTARMSSFMYKKEELLESGPFANFWRVPTDNDEGGGKQSFATSWRNANLDSLRLTGSDLRVEKLNPHVYKVTMMKSLRSKAGAMIVSSIYTVYASGDIEVKNTFTPSGEWPSLAKVGMQMQMPSTFDKFEWYGNGPYETYADRKTSGRIGLYSGTVAEQHFPYISPQENGNKTDVRWASVTNEDGLGLLAISDSVFNVNVHDYTDKELLAAKERASDFSRGNITVVNLDLAQMGLGGDDSWSPRVHDKYRLPAKPYSYSFRLKGIDKSTNLEQIVHTKLPAIAPKPVQVAAPSAADDTEEVAGDDAEEEEVVKPTTRRYSSKYSKKRVSHKKKPTRKKKSVSRKKSSSKKKSSSKKRRRR from the coding sequence ATGTCCTATTTGAATAACTGCCGGTTTTTAACCCTCAATACATTTCTTCTTTTTACCACATTAACGCTTAAAGCACAAAAAATTCCTGAATGGAAAGATCCGGAAGTGATCAGCGTCAATACTGAAAAAAACCGTGCTGATTTCGTGCCTTATGCTGATGAAAAAAGTGCGCTTAAATTTGATAAAAAATCAGCTTTTGTAAAATCGTTAAACAGGACCTGGAAGTTTAAATGGGTTTCGCATCCATCCAAAGCACCTTCCAATTTTTTCCAGCCTAATATTTCTACTTCTGGTTGGGATGATCTTATTGTTCCCTCCAATTGGCAGGTTATTGGCGCGAGAGAAGGCCGTGCTTATGATAAACCAATTTTCACCAACATCAAACATCCGTTTAAAGCGAATCCTCCGGGCGTCGATGCGGATACCAATGCCACCGGACTTTACAGAACTACTTTTAATGTAACAGACGCAGATAAAGGAAAAACTTTTTTTCTTCAATTCGGAGGCGTTCAATCGGCTTGTTATGTTTGGCTAAATGGAGAAGCCATTGGGTATCACGAGGACGGGATGACGCCTTTTGAATTCAATGTAACGGAAGATGTAAAAACGGGGATTAATCATTTGGCTGTCGAAGTTATCAACTGGTCGGATGGAAGTTATCTGGAAGATCAGGATTTCTGGCGTTTGTCGGGGATTTTTCGGGATGTAAATTTGATCACGGTTCCGGATGTGCATGTGAATGATTTTTCCGTTCGCACGGATCTTGATGCTAACTATCAGAACGCTACTTTAAAGATCAGCACATTCATCAAGAATTTTTCCAAGCAGGCCGCTGCCGGAAATCAGTTGGTTTATACTTTATATGATGACAATAAATCTGCCGTCATTTCTCCTGTCAGCCGGCCGATTCCTACCATTGAACCATCTGGAGAATTGCCCATCCGCATTGATCTGCCGGTAACCAATCCTGATAAATGGAGCGCCGAATCCCCCAATCTTTATACACTGACGATTCAGATTTTAAACTCAAATGGAAAAACAATTGAAGCCATAAGTCAGCGTGTTGGTTTCCGTGAGATTAAAATTTCGGGCGGACAATTGATGGTTAATGGAAAACCGATCATGATCAAAGGTGTTAACCGTCATGAATTTGATCCTGAAACGGGTCGCGTCATGAACCGCGAATCCATGATCAGGGATATCGTTTTGATGAAACAACATAACATTAATGCGGTCCGAACTTCGCATTATCCGAACGTGCCGGAATGGTATGATCTGTGTGACGAATACGGTTTGTACGTGATGGATGAAGCGAATATTGAAAGTCACGAATTATGGGGCAAAAACATTATTCTGGCCGATAAATCACAGTGGAAAGCTGCATTCCTGGCGCGGGGAACTGCGATGCTTGAAAGAGATAAAAACCACCCTTCGATTATAATCTGGTCGCTCGGAAATGAATCCGGGATGGGCGCAAATTTTACAGCGATGGCAGATTATATCCATTTATCTGACCCGACACGTCCCGTTCATTATGAAGGAAGAAGCAATTACAGACCGACAACGCTAAGCAATTTTGATATTATTTCGGTGATGTATCCTTCGGTCAATGATATGATTGAACTGGTAAAAAAAGATAAAAACCGGCCGTTAATCATCTGTGAGTATGCGCATGGAATGGGAAACAGCATTGGAAATTTTAAAGATTACTGGGATGTCATTGAAAAATACCCAACCATGCAAGGCGGTTTTATCTGGGATTGGGTTGATCAGGGATTAAGTCTGAAAACAGCTGACGGAAAACCTTACTGGGATTATTTCAACTATATCGACGGTGCCAATGCAGGCGACGGACTCGTAAATCCCGACCGTGTTCCTCAGCCTGAAATCAATGAAGTCAAAAAAGTTTATCAGAATATAAAATTTGAAATTCCTGATACAATTCGTACGGGACAACATCAAATTACTATTAAAAACACCTACGATTTTATTTCTTTAAGTGGATTTGAGCTGGTCTGGTCGGTGCAGGAAAATGGAAAATCAATCGGTGAAGGTACTATTTCAAATCTGACTGCACTTTCAAAACAATCACAGCAGCTTACGATTCCATATCAGATTCCTTCTAACCCAAAACCGGGTTATGAATATTTTCTGAATCTTAGCATTCGAACAAAAAAAACGAATTTATGGGCTTCTGCCGGACATGAAGTGGCCTGGTACCAGGTTCCTCTTGAAGTTTCGGCGGATGAAATGAAGGACGTTGCTTATACGCGCAGTCCGGCATTACGTTTGTCGCTTACACGCGGAAAAGGCATTACGATCAGCGGCCAGAATTTCTCGGTAAGTTTTAACAAGAAAACCGCGCGCATGTCTTCTTTTATGTACAAAAAAGAAGAATTGCTTGAATCCGGCCCATTTGCAAATTTCTGGCGTGTACCAACGGATAATGACGAAGGCGGAGGAAAACAAAGTTTTGCAACCAGCTGGCGAAATGCTAACCTGGATTCTTTGCGATTAACCGGTTCTGATTTGCGTGTGGAAAAATTGAATCCGCATGTGTATAAAGTGACGATGATGAAAAGTTTGCGGAGCAAAGCCGGCGCGATGATTGTCAGCTCCATTTATACCGTTTATGCATCGGGAGATATTGAAGTAAAAAATACTTTCACACCAAGCGGAGAATGGCCTTCACTTGCAAAAGTGGGCATGCAAATGCAAATGCCGTCGACTTTTGACAAATTCGAATGGTATGGAAATGGCCCGTATGAAACCTATGCTGACCGGAAAACAAGCGGCAGAATCGGGTTATATTCCGGAACGGTAGCTGAGCAGCATTTTCCTTACATCAGTCCACAGGAAAATGGAAATAAAACGGACGTTCGCTGGGCCAGTGTTACCAACGAAGACGGACTGGGTTTATTAGCAATCAGTGATTCTGTGTTCAATGTCAATGTTCACGATTATACCGACAAAGAATTGTTGGCAGCCAAGGAAAGAGCTTCTGATTTTTCAAGAGGAAATATAACTGTTGTTAATCTGGATCTTGCGCAAATGGGATTGGGCGGTGATGACAGCTGGTCGCCAAGAGTTCATGACAAATACAGATTGCCTGCCAAACCTTACTCCTATTCTTTCCGGTTAAAAGGTATTGACAAGTCTACTAATCTTGAACAGATTGTTCATACAAAATTACCCGCTATCGCGCCTAAACCCGTTCAAGTCGCTGCCCCAAGTGCAGCAGATGATACGGAAGAAGTTGCAGGTGATGACGCCGAAGAAGAGGAAGTTGTAAAACCGACAACGAGAAGATATTCTTCTAAATATTCTAAAAAAAGAGTTTCACATAAAAAGAAACCGACTCGTAAGAAGAAGTCGGTTTCTAGAAAAAAATCAAGTTCGAAAAAGAAATCATCTTCCAAAAAGAGAAGAAGAAGATAG
- a CDS encoding nucleotidyltransferase substrate binding protein yields the protein MEQDIRWIQRFQNFNKAFSKLDNAITVFQKNGLSELEREGLIQRFEYTHELAWNVMKDFFELEGNNTIMGSRSATREAFKKGLIIDGENWMDMINSRNLTTHTYNEEVVDEITNKIIASYYPAFKEFQNKMTQFLA from the coding sequence ATGGAGCAAGATATTCGCTGGATACAAAGGTTTCAAAATTTTAACAAAGCGTTTTCAAAACTTGACAATGCGATCACGGTATTTCAAAAAAATGGATTGTCAGAACTTGAAAGAGAAGGTTTAATTCAAAGATTTGAATATACCCATGAACTCGCCTGGAATGTGATGAAAGATTTTTTTGAATTGGAAGGAAATAATACGATCATGGGTTCCCGAAGCGCAACCCGAGAAGCTTTCAAAAAAGGATTGATAATTGATGGAGAGAACTGGATGGACATGATTAATAGTCGAAATTTGACTACTCATACCTACAATGAAGAAGTTGTTGATGAAATAACAAACAAAATAATTGCTTCATACTACCCCGCATTCAAAGAATTTCAAAACAAAATGACACAGTTCCTGGCCTGA
- a CDS encoding ABC transporter ATP-binding protein gives MAKRRNSEEGDSASPFAVKKISWEGLKKTFALFRYILPYKWIFIVGMVFLVLSTFTSLAFPKLVGGIVEVIEGKSKYTINQITSFLILVLVFQSIFAFLRIYLFTRVSERAMADLRRDTYSKIITLPLEFLEQRRVGELTSRVTSDVSQLEGVLSFTIAEFFRQVATLVVGIAIISYTSWKLTLFMMATFPILVVASAFFGRYIRRLSKKAQDELAAANVIVEETLQSVNVVKAFTNEHLEVKRYESALGRVVQLALRASSFRGGFVSFIIFAIFGGIVGVIWFGAGLVQSGEMSLSDLFTFILYTTFIGASIGGMGDLYAQINKTVGASERIFELLRETSEVTVEDSAEEPKAHVLGEIEYRDVHFSYPSRADLPVLKGISLHVKAGEKIALVGYSGAGKSTIIQLLMRFYKHQSGQILIDGKSVTDYGISELRKNIAIVPQEVMLFGGTIYENIAYGRPSATASEIFEAAKKAYATEFIDTFPEKFETIVGERGIKLSGGQRQRIAIARAILKDPKILILDEATSSLDAESEKLVQIALDELMKNRTTIVIAHRLSTIRKVDSIYVIREGQIAESGSHQELSLLDNGLYASLIKLQFETAESH, from the coding sequence ATGGCCAAAAGAAGAAATAGTGAGGAAGGAGACTCAGCATCTCCGTTTGCGGTGAAAAAAATCAGTTGGGAAGGACTCAAAAAAACGTTTGCCCTTTTTCGTTATATACTTCCATATAAATGGATTTTCATAGTCGGGATGGTATTTCTGGTGCTTTCAACTTTTACATCGCTTGCATTTCCAAAACTGGTTGGAGGTATTGTGGAAGTAATTGAAGGAAAATCAAAATACACCATTAACCAGATAACAAGCTTCCTGATCCTGGTTCTAGTTTTCCAATCCATATTTGCATTCCTACGCATATACCTTTTCACCAGAGTTAGTGAAAGAGCCATGGCGGATCTTCGAAGGGATACGTATAGCAAAATCATAACCTTGCCGCTTGAATTTCTTGAACAACGTCGTGTTGGTGAATTGACGAGCCGTGTCACATCGGATGTCTCGCAGCTGGAAGGCGTTTTATCTTTTACAATTGCAGAATTTTTCCGTCAGGTTGCAACGCTTGTTGTTGGTATCGCTATCATTTCCTACACTTCCTGGAAGCTGACTTTATTCATGATGGCGACTTTTCCGATTCTGGTAGTGGCGTCTGCGTTTTTTGGGAGATATATTCGTCGTTTGTCCAAAAAAGCACAGGATGAACTGGCAGCGGCCAACGTAATTGTGGAAGAAACTTTGCAATCAGTTAATGTAGTAAAAGCATTTACAAATGAACATCTGGAAGTTAAGCGGTACGAAAGCGCCTTGGGACGCGTTGTCCAACTTGCACTCAGAGCATCGTCATTCCGCGGTGGCTTTGTCTCGTTTATCATTTTCGCCATTTTCGGTGGAATTGTTGGGGTAATCTGGTTTGGAGCCGGATTGGTACAATCCGGTGAAATGAGTCTTTCTGACTTGTTTACATTCATTCTCTACACAACATTTATAGGCGCTTCCATCGGCGGCATGGGCGACTTATACGCGCAGATCAACAAAACGGTCGGTGCTTCGGAACGTATATTTGAATTATTAAGAGAAACTTCGGAGGTAACGGTCGAAGATTCCGCAGAAGAACCAAAGGCTCACGTTTTGGGAGAAATTGAATACCGCGATGTGCATTTCTCGTATCCTTCAAGAGCTGATCTTCCTGTGTTAAAAGGAATATCATTACATGTTAAGGCGGGAGAAAAAATTGCCCTGGTTGGTTATAGCGGTGCTGGCAAATCGACGATTATCCAGTTATTAATGCGGTTTTATAAACATCAATCAGGACAAATACTGATCGATGGAAAATCGGTAACCGACTATGGAATTTCCGAATTGCGTAAAAACATCGCGATCGTACCGCAGGAAGTAATGCTTTTTGGAGGAACGATTTATGAGAATATTGCTTACGGTCGTCCTTCGGCAACGGCTTCTGAAATTTTTGAAGCTGCCAAAAAAGCTTATGCAACGGAATTCATCGACACGTTTCCTGAGAAATTCGAAACCATTGTTGGAGAGCGTGGTATCAAATTATCAGGCGGTCAGCGTCAACGAATTGCTATTGCACGTGCGATTTTGAAAGATCCAAAAATCCTTATTCTGGATGAAGCAACAAGCTCGCTGGATGCAGAATCGGAAAAACTGGTACAAATTGCGTTGGATGAATTAATGAAAAACCGTACGACGATTGTGATTGCTCACCGGTTGTCTACCATCCGGAAGGTGGATTCTATTTACGTAATCCGTGAAGGTCAGATTGCAGAATCCGGTTCACATCAGGAGTTATCGTTACTGGACAATGGCTTGTATGCAAGTCTGATTAAATTACAGTTTGAAACCGCAGAAAGCCATTAA